A single region of the Agromyces sp. Leaf222 genome encodes:
- a CDS encoding o-succinylbenzoate synthase, which produces MTLPELDDLLSSARVVALPLVTRFRGIDVREALLLEGPHGWTEFSPFVEYDDREASVWLEGALDYGWNATPTALRDRIPVNATVPGVDPDSVAAVLARFPGCRTAKVKVAASDQTLAQDVARVRAVREVLGPEGRIRVDANAGWNVDEAEHAIHALAEFDLEYVEQPCPSIDDLVEIRLRTKYMGIPIAADESVRKADDPLAVAEAGAADLLVIKAQPLGGIRRALRITEAAGLPVVVSSALDTSVGLAMGAALAASVTELDYDCGLGTASLLAADVTGSPLVPVDGAIDVRRVVPDAALLDRYAASPERTDWWLERLGRCHAVLAAPAD; this is translated from the coding sequence ATGACACTGCCTGAGCTCGACGACCTGCTCTCCTCCGCCCGCGTCGTCGCGCTGCCGCTCGTCACGCGGTTCCGCGGCATCGACGTGCGCGAGGCCCTGCTGCTCGAGGGGCCGCACGGGTGGACCGAGTTCAGCCCGTTCGTCGAGTACGACGACCGCGAGGCGTCCGTCTGGCTCGAGGGCGCGCTCGACTACGGCTGGAACGCGACGCCGACCGCCCTGCGCGACCGCATCCCCGTGAACGCGACCGTGCCGGGCGTCGACCCCGACAGCGTCGCCGCCGTGCTCGCCCGCTTCCCCGGCTGCCGCACCGCGAAGGTGAAGGTCGCGGCGAGCGACCAGACGCTGGCGCAGGATGTCGCGAGGGTGCGCGCCGTGCGCGAGGTGCTCGGCCCAGAGGGCCGCATCCGCGTCGACGCGAACGCCGGCTGGAACGTCGACGAGGCCGAGCACGCGATCCACGCGCTCGCGGAGTTCGACCTGGAGTACGTCGAGCAGCCGTGCCCGAGCATCGACGACCTCGTCGAGATCCGCCTGCGCACGAAGTACATGGGCATCCCCATCGCGGCCGACGAGAGCGTGCGCAAGGCCGACGATCCGCTCGCCGTCGCCGAGGCCGGTGCTGCCGACCTGCTCGTGATCAAGGCGCAGCCCCTCGGCGGCATCCGCCGGGCGCTCCGCATCACCGAGGCCGCCGGCCTGCCCGTGGTGGTCTCGAGTGCGCTCGACACGAGCGTTGGGCTCGCGATGGGCGCCGCGCTCGCGGCATCCGTCACCGAACTCGACTACGACTGCGGGCTCGGCACGGCCTCGCTACTGGCGGCGGATGTCACGGGCTCGCCGCTCGTGCCCGTCGACGGCGCGATCGACGTGCGCCGGGTCGTGCCCGATGCCGCCCTGCTCGACCGGTACGCGGCCTCGCCCGAGCGCACGGACTGGTGGCTGGAGCGCCTCGGCCGCTGCCACGCGGTGCTCGCGGCACCTGCGGACTGA
- the pulA gene encoding pullulanase-type alpha-1,6-glucosidase, translating to MTQQARARSWFALAVSTALAASALAVVPGLAAAAEEPRTFALVGSLQSELGCADLGAGAGGDWEPACPETELLATGTPGVYAADFTVPAGTYEYKVAVNDSWGESYGLNGGGDNIPLTVAGDTAVRVVFDDTLKRVGLESTGIRSAYSDEADAALVADPVRQPGSDETFYFVMTDRFANGDPSNDQGGLTGDALTTGFDPTSRAFYNGGDLQGLRDRLDYIDGLGTTAIWLTPSFKNRPVQGEGANASAGYHGYWVTDFTQIDPHLGTNAELEALIAEAHAKGIKVYFDIITNHTADVIDYEQKEYSYIDQATSPYTDAGGEEIDLSDYADGTTPFPTLDAATSFPYTPVVRPEDADLKVPAWLNDPTLYHNRGDSTWEGESVTYGDFVGLDDLMTEHPTVVNGFVDVYDQWIDLGIDGFRIDTAKHVNFEFWEQWSTQVLDYAHAHDKPDFFMFGEVYDADPQKLSPYVRKTDMNSVLDFTFQSQAVSFAAGNSAKNLQSLFAGDDYYTTSDSSATALPTFLGNHDMGRVGSFLQSTDAPLERDELAHELLFLTRGQPVVYYGDEQGFAGIGGDQSARQTLFASQVAEYQNQPLVTGENAGSVDRYDTDAPLYEHIAALSALRQAHPALATGAQIERYVDNGAGVYAFSRVDRTEKVEYLVAANNANEPRTVEVPTLTVGGQFSVLSGDSTAVTADADGVASVTVPALGAVVWKADRTVSAPDAAAAITVSTPAAGAGVTGITPVVADVDDDTWQETSFAWRVAGATGDDAWHALGTAEDTSPRVFHDTDGLANGTLLEYRAVSTDAAGHRSAASTYASVGNPVNLVEEEEPEQPIDLVTIPGSHNSEMGCAGDWAPGCEVAKLTKRADGIYEGTFTIPAGDYEYKVAINGSWDLNYGANGEPNGGNVSYTTDGTQPITFFWNPETHVVSSTAEGPVVTLPGSFQSEVGCPGDWQPECLASLMQDGDKDGVYTFSTSRIPDGAYETKVVHGRSWDENYGVGGAPGGGNYAFTATGGKLIEFRYTLATHVLEIIVSDPPLAGTGQTRAHWVSEDTLAWPAELLGAASADDTVWTLQHSDEATLAVVDGEVTGGGEPIELERDAAGLTDEQLAKFPALEGFVALHPVGLDRGDVQQLLTRQLAVAQTTDGELSAFTGVQLPGVLDDLYADAVASAALGTGWHGKKADATLWAPTARDVALERWDAGATGDPQRLDAEWNAADGTWTVEGLRKGDEYRWSVDVFAPTTGAYETNSVTDPYSVALTPNSARTVVVDLDDASLAPKQWTKAKAPVVERPVDRAIYELHVRDFSITDESVPEDQRGTYKAFTADSAGTAQLKQLAAAGINTVHLLPTFDIATIEEERDAQATPECDLASYGPASPEQQACIDAIRDLDGFNWGYDPFHFQAPEGSYAVDADGGARVEEFREMVGALHGMGLQVVLDQVFNHTAEAGQGQKSVLDRIVPGYYQRLNAAGAVETSTCCQNVATEHEVAEKLMVDSVVLWAKEYKVDGFRFDLMGHHSKANMLAIRAALDGLTLKKDGVDGSKVYLYGEGWNFGEVANNALFEQATQGQLGGTGIGTFNDRLRDAVHGGSPVDGTSTFQQGFGTGLGTDPNGQPGTPSQADQLTDLGHQTDLVKLGLAGNLRAYELTDAAGETVRGDELDYRGAPAGYADQPDEVINYVDAHDNETLYDLSVFKLPTDTSMADRVRMNTLSLATVTLSQSPSFWHAGTELLRSKSLDRNSYNSGDWFNRIDWTGQESTFGSGLPNEADNGEKWSIMTPLLENAALKPAPADIAAAEASALDLLRVRSSVDLLQLGSASLIDEKVSFPNSGADATPGLITMLVDDLVGADVDPELDGALVVFNASPEAVTEQVDGLQGRGFALAKAQASGSDAVVKTTRWDAATGSVTIPARSVAVLVDEQPPPAVATFTIAAPNKLLAKAGSAVKVVGQTFAVDGGRPVGTVTVLDGGKVVATVALKASDRGRFSIDLPKLGKGLHLIRTSFDGGEGFSDSKSLPIPLLVY from the coding sequence ATGACGCAACAGGCACGTGCTCGAAGCTGGTTCGCACTCGCCGTCTCGACCGCACTCGCAGCATCGGCCCTGGCCGTCGTGCCGGGCCTCGCCGCCGCGGCCGAGGAGCCCCGCACGTTCGCCCTCGTCGGCTCGCTGCAGTCGGAGCTCGGCTGCGCCGACCTCGGTGCGGGTGCCGGCGGCGACTGGGAGCCCGCGTGCCCCGAGACCGAGCTGCTCGCCACCGGGACGCCGGGCGTCTACGCCGCGGACTTCACGGTGCCGGCCGGCACGTACGAGTACAAGGTCGCGGTGAACGATTCGTGGGGGGAGTCCTACGGCCTGAACGGCGGCGGCGACAACATCCCGCTCACCGTCGCGGGTGACACGGCGGTGCGCGTGGTCTTCGACGACACGCTGAAGCGCGTCGGGCTCGAGTCGACCGGCATCCGCTCCGCCTACTCCGACGAGGCCGACGCCGCGCTCGTCGCCGACCCGGTGCGCCAGCCCGGCAGCGACGAGACCTTCTACTTCGTGATGACCGACCGGTTCGCGAACGGCGACCCGTCGAACGACCAGGGCGGCCTCACCGGCGACGCGCTCACGACCGGGTTCGACCCGACGAGCCGCGCGTTCTACAACGGCGGCGACCTGCAGGGCCTGCGCGACCGGCTCGACTACATCGACGGCCTCGGCACGACGGCGATCTGGCTCACCCCGAGCTTCAAGAACCGCCCGGTGCAGGGCGAGGGCGCGAACGCGAGTGCCGGCTACCACGGCTACTGGGTCACCGACTTCACCCAGATCGACCCGCACCTCGGCACGAACGCCGAACTCGAGGCCCTCATCGCCGAGGCCCACGCCAAGGGCATCAAGGTCTACTTCGACATCATCACGAACCACACGGCCGACGTCATCGACTACGAGCAGAAGGAGTACTCGTACATCGACCAGGCGACGAGCCCGTACACCGACGCCGGCGGCGAGGAGATCGACCTCTCCGACTACGCCGACGGCACCACGCCGTTCCCGACGCTCGACGCGGCGACGAGCTTCCCGTACACGCCGGTCGTGCGCCCCGAGGACGCCGACCTCAAGGTCCCGGCCTGGCTGAACGACCCCACGCTGTACCACAACCGCGGTGACTCGACGTGGGAGGGCGAGTCCGTCACCTATGGCGACTTCGTCGGCCTCGACGACCTCATGACCGAGCACCCGACCGTCGTCAACGGCTTCGTCGACGTGTACGACCAGTGGATCGACCTCGGCATCGACGGGTTCCGCATCGACACGGCCAAACACGTGAACTTCGAGTTCTGGGAGCAGTGGTCGACGCAGGTGCTCGACTACGCGCACGCACACGACAAGCCCGACTTCTTCATGTTCGGCGAGGTCTACGACGCCGACCCGCAGAAGCTCTCGCCCTACGTGCGCAAGACCGACATGAACTCGGTGCTCGACTTCACCTTCCAGTCGCAGGCCGTGAGCTTCGCCGCGGGCAACTCGGCGAAGAACCTGCAGTCGCTGTTCGCGGGCGACGACTACTACACGACCTCCGACTCGTCGGCGACGGCACTGCCGACGTTCCTCGGCAACCACGACATGGGCCGCGTCGGCTCGTTCCTGCAGTCGACGGATGCCCCGCTCGAACGCGACGAGCTCGCGCACGAGCTGCTCTTCCTCACCCGCGGCCAGCCGGTCGTCTACTACGGCGACGAGCAGGGCTTCGCTGGCATCGGCGGCGACCAGAGCGCCCGCCAGACCCTCTTCGCGAGCCAGGTCGCCGAGTACCAGAACCAGCCGCTGGTCACGGGCGAGAACGCGGGCAGCGTCGATCGCTACGACACGGATGCCCCGCTCTACGAGCACATCGCGGCGCTCTCGGCGCTGCGCCAGGCGCACCCCGCCCTCGCGACGGGCGCCCAGATCGAGCGCTACGTCGACAACGGCGCGGGCGTGTACGCGTTCAGCCGCGTCGACCGCACCGAGAAGGTCGAGTACCTCGTCGCCGCGAACAACGCGAACGAGCCGCGCACCGTCGAGGTGCCGACGCTCACCGTCGGCGGCCAGTTCTCGGTGCTCTCGGGCGACAGCACCGCGGTCACGGCCGACGCCGATGGCGTGGCATCCGTGACCGTGCCGGCGCTCGGCGCCGTGGTGTGGAAGGCCGATCGCACGGTCAGCGCACCTGACGCGGCAGCCGCCATCACCGTCTCGACCCCGGCGGCGGGCGCGGGCGTCACCGGCATCACGCCGGTCGTGGCCGACGTCGACGACGACACGTGGCAGGAGACGAGCTTCGCCTGGCGCGTGGCCGGCGCGACGGGCGACGACGCCTGGCACGCGCTCGGTACCGCCGAGGACACCAGCCCCCGCGTCTTCCACGACACGGACGGCCTCGCGAACGGCACCCTCCTCGAGTACCGCGCGGTGTCGACGGATGCCGCCGGCCACCGCTCGGCGGCCAGCACCTACGCGAGCGTCGGCAACCCCGTGAACCTCGTCGAGGAGGAGGAGCCCGAGCAGCCGATCGACCTCGTGACGATTCCGGGCAGCCACAACTCCGAGATGGGCTGCGCGGGCGACTGGGCACCGGGCTGCGAGGTCGCGAAGCTCACGAAGCGCGCCGACGGCATCTACGAGGGCACCTTCACGATCCCGGCCGGCGACTACGAGTACAAGGTCGCGATCAACGGCAGCTGGGACCTCAACTACGGCGCGAACGGCGAGCCGAACGGCGGCAACGTCTCGTACACGACCGACGGCACCCAGCCCATCACCTTCTTCTGGAACCCCGAGACCCACGTGGTCTCCTCGACCGCCGAGGGCCCCGTCGTGACGCTGCCCGGCAGCTTCCAGTCCGAGGTCGGCTGCCCGGGCGACTGGCAGCCCGAATGCCTCGCCTCGCTCATGCAGGACGGCGACAAGGACGGCGTCTACACCTTCTCGACCAGCCGCATTCCCGATGGGGCATACGAGACGAAGGTCGTGCACGGCCGCAGCTGGGATGAGAACTACGGCGTCGGCGGCGCGCCGGGAGGCGGCAACTACGCCTTCACGGCGACCGGCGGCAAGCTCATCGAGTTCCGCTACACCCTCGCGACGCACGTGCTCGAGATCATCGTGAGCGACCCGCCGCTCGCGGGCACCGGGCAGACGCGCGCGCACTGGGTGAGCGAGGACACGCTGGCCTGGCCGGCCGAACTGCTCGGCGCGGCATCCGCCGATGACACCGTGTGGACCCTGCAGCACTCCGACGAGGCGACCCTTGCGGTCGTCGACGGCGAGGTCACGGGCGGCGGCGAGCCGATCGAGCTCGAGCGCGACGCCGCGGGCCTCACCGACGAGCAGCTCGCGAAGTTCCCGGCGCTCGAGGGCTTCGTCGCCCTGCACCCGGTCGGCCTCGACCGCGGTGACGTGCAGCAGCTCCTCACCCGTCAGCTGGCGGTCGCGCAGACGACCGACGGCGAGTTGAGCGCCTTCACCGGCGTGCAGCTGCCCGGCGTGCTCGACGACCTGTACGCCGACGCCGTGGCATCCGCGGCCCTCGGCACAGGCTGGCACGGGAAGAAGGCTGATGCGACGCTCTGGGCGCCGACGGCCCGCGACGTGGCACTCGAGCGATGGGATGCCGGCGCCACCGGCGACCCCCAGCGCCTCGACGCCGAGTGGAACGCCGCCGACGGCACCTGGACCGTCGAGGGCCTGCGCAAGGGCGACGAGTACCGCTGGTCGGTCGACGTCTTCGCCCCGACTACGGGCGCCTACGAGACGAACTCGGTGACCGACCCGTACTCGGTCGCGCTCACGCCGAACTCGGCACGCACGGTCGTCGTCGACCTCGACGACGCCTCGCTCGCCCCGAAGCAGTGGACGAAGGCGAAGGCGCCGGTCGTCGAGCGCCCCGTCGACCGGGCGATCTACGAGCTGCATGTTCGGGACTTCTCGATCACCGACGAGTCGGTGCCCGAGGACCAGCGCGGCACGTACAAGGCGTTCACGGCGGACTCGGCCGGCACGGCGCAGCTGAAGCAGTTGGCGGCCGCGGGCATCAACACCGTGCACCTGCTGCCCACCTTCGACATCGCCACGATCGAGGAGGAGCGCGACGCCCAGGCGACGCCCGAGTGCGATCTCGCGTCGTACGGCCCGGCATCACCCGAGCAGCAGGCGTGCATCGACGCGATCCGCGACCTCGACGGGTTCAACTGGGGCTACGACCCGTTCCACTTCCAGGCTCCCGAGGGCTCGTACGCCGTCGACGCCGATGGCGGCGCACGTGTCGAGGAGTTCCGCGAGATGGTCGGCGCCCTGCACGGCATGGGCCTGCAGGTCGTGCTCGACCAGGTGTTCAACCACACCGCCGAGGCCGGCCAGGGCCAGAAGTCGGTGCTCGACCGCATCGTGCCCGGCTACTACCAGCGGCTGAACGCGGCCGGCGCGGTCGAGACCTCGACGTGCTGCCAGAACGTGGCCACCGAGCACGAGGTCGCCGAGAAGCTCATGGTCGACTCGGTCGTGCTGTGGGCGAAGGAGTACAAGGTCGACGGGTTCCGCTTCGACCTCATGGGCCACCACTCGAAGGCGAACATGCTCGCGATCCGCGCGGCGCTCGACGGACTCACGCTGAAGAAGGACGGCGTCGACGGGTCGAAGGTCTACCTGTACGGCGAAGGCTGGAACTTCGGCGAGGTTGCGAACAACGCGCTCTTCGAGCAGGCCACGCAGGGACAGCTCGGCGGCACGGGCATCGGCACGTTCAACGACCGACTCCGCGACGCCGTGCACGGCGGCAGCCCCGTCGACGGCACGTCGACGTTCCAGCAGGGCTTCGGCACCGGCCTCGGCACCGACCCGAACGGGCAGCCGGGCACGCCGTCGCAGGCCGACCAGCTCACCGACCTCGGGCACCAGACCGACCTGGTCAAGCTCGGGCTCGCGGGCAACCTGCGGGCGTACGAGCTGACGGATGCCGCGGGCGAGACCGTGCGCGGCGACGAGCTCGACTACCGGGGGGCGCCCGCCGGCTACGCCGACCAGCCCGACGAGGTGATCAACTACGTCGACGCCCACGACAACGAGACGCTCTACGACCTCTCGGTGTTCAAGCTGCCGACCGACACGTCGATGGCCGACCGCGTGCGCATGAACACGCTGTCGCTCGCGACGGTCACCCTGTCGCAGTCGCCGTCGTTCTGGCACGCGGGCACCGAGCTGCTGCGCTCGAAGTCGCTCGACCGCAACAGCTACAACTCGGGCGACTGGTTCAACCGCATCGACTGGACCGGTCAGGAGTCGACCTTCGGGTCGGGCCTGCCGAACGAGGCCGACAACGGCGAGAAGTGGTCGATCATGACGCCGCTGCTCGAGAACGCCGCACTGAAGCCGGCGCCGGCCGACATCGCGGCGGCCGAGGCATCCGCCCTCGACCTGCTGCGCGTGCGCTCGTCGGTCGACCTGCTGCAGCTGGGCTCGGCTTCGCTGATCGACGAGAAGGTCTCGTTCCCGAACAGTGGAGCGGATGCCACGCCGGGCCTCATCACGATGCTCGTCGACGACCTGGTCGGCGCCGACGTCGACCCGGAGCTCGACGGCGCCCTCGTGGTGTTCAACGCCTCGCCCGAGGCGGTCACCGAGCAGGTCGACGGACTGCAGGGTCGCGGATTCGCCCTCGCGAAGGCGCAGGCATCCGGTTCCGACGCGGTCGTGAAGACGACGAGGTGGGATGCCGCGACGGGCTCGGTCACCATCCCGGCTCGTTCGGTCGCGGTGCTGGTCGACGAGCAGCCGCCGCCCGCCGTGGCGACGTTCACGATCGCCGCGCCGAACAAGCTGCTCGCGAAGGCCGGATCCGCGGTCAAGGTCGTCGGCCAGACGTTCGCGGTCGACGGCGGGCGCCCGGTCGGCACCGTCACCGTGCTCGACGGCGGCAAGGTCGTCGCGACGGTCGCCCTGAAGGCATCCGACCGCGGCCGCTTCTCGATCGACCTGCCGAAGCTCGGCAAGGGGCTGCACCTGATCCGCACCTCGTTCGACGGCGGCGAGGGCTTCAGCGACTCGAAGTCGCTGCCGATCCCGCTGCTCGTCTACTGA
- the metH gene encoding methionine synthase, translating to MTGTLIEPRFPLDIDGVARPTRSQALLDAVRANVVIADGAMGTMLQRHEPTLDDYRQLEGCNEILNVSRPDMIADIHDEYLAVGIDAIETNTFGANWSNLSDYGIDDRIHELAEAGARIARERVEAAEAADGRVRWVLGSMGPGTKLPSLGHTTYDHLKQTFALQAEGLIDGGADAFLIETSQDLLQTKAAVNGCKQAIVSRGIRLPIFVEVTVETTGTMLMGSEIGAALTALEPLGVDAIGLNCATGPAEMSEHLRHLSKHSRVPVACMPNAGLPVLGANGAHYPLEPAELATAHEQFVREFGLGLIGGCCGTTPEHMLAVVERLRPLRASLTADAAASARDPKPEAGVASLYQHVPFHQDASYLAIGERTNANGSKAFREAMLAGEWDECVEIARNQIRVGAHLLDVCVDYVGRDGVDDIREVVSRFASASTLPLVIDSTEPAVIAAGLELIGGRPVVNSVNYEDGDGATSRFGRIMPLVKEHGTAVIALTIDEQGQARTADDKMRIASRLVDALVDEWGMRVEDLIVDCLTFPIATGQEETRRDAIETIEAIRRLNAKYPGIHTTLGVSNVSFGLNPAARSVLNSVFLHEAVEAGLDSGIIDAAKIVPLASLSEEQRKVALDLVWDRREYDDEGATTYDPLAVMLDLFAGVDTAALRDQRAAELAALPVGERLERRIIDGASKGLEADLDLAREGGLSALQIINDHLLEGMKVVGERFGSGEMQLPFVLQSAETMKAAVALLEPHMEKSTSGGKGKMVIATVRGDVHDIGKNLVDIILTNNGYEVINLGIKQPIADIIAAAEEHGADVIGMSGLLVKSTVVMKENLQELQSRGLAKKWPIILGGAALTRAYVEDDLASLFDGEVRYARDAFEGLTLMEPLVKVARGADPGEVGLPALKKRIHSAGSKLTLTEPEAMPGRSDVASDNPIPAPPFWGTRIVKGIALADYAAFLDERATFMGQWGLKPGRGEDGLSYEQLVETEGRPRLRYWLDRILGEGMLDASVAYGYFPVVSDGDDLVVLHHGDDPSGALGPAGLLAPDGGSGGAPGEERLRFHFPRQRRDRHLCLADFVRSKESGQVDVLPVQLVTAGAHIDQVTAKLFAENRYRDYYELNGLVMQLTESLAEYWHARIRSELGFSSEDPTDTAGLFKLEYRGARFSLGYPACPDMEDRRKVVELLKPERMGVELSEELQLHPEQSTDAFVFHHPEAKYFSV from the coding sequence GTGACCGGCACGTTGATCGAACCCCGCTTCCCCCTCGACATCGACGGCGTCGCGCGCCCGACACGGTCCCAGGCGCTGCTCGACGCGGTGCGGGCGAACGTGGTCATCGCCGACGGCGCGATGGGCACCATGCTGCAGCGGCACGAGCCGACCCTCGACGACTACCGCCAGCTCGAGGGCTGCAACGAGATCCTCAACGTGAGCCGGCCAGACATGATCGCCGACATCCACGACGAGTACCTCGCCGTCGGCATCGACGCGATCGAGACGAACACGTTCGGCGCGAACTGGTCGAACCTGTCGGACTACGGCATCGACGACCGCATCCACGAGCTCGCCGAGGCCGGCGCCCGCATCGCGCGCGAGCGGGTCGAGGCCGCCGAGGCCGCCGACGGTCGCGTACGCTGGGTGCTCGGCTCGATGGGCCCGGGCACCAAGCTGCCGAGCCTCGGGCACACCACCTACGACCACCTCAAGCAGACGTTCGCCCTGCAGGCCGAGGGCCTCATCGACGGGGGCGCCGACGCGTTCCTCATCGAGACTTCGCAGGACCTCCTGCAGACCAAGGCCGCCGTCAACGGCTGCAAGCAGGCCATCGTGAGCCGCGGCATCCGCCTGCCGATCTTCGTCGAGGTGACCGTCGAGACCACCGGCACCATGCTCATGGGCAGCGAGATCGGCGCAGCGCTCACCGCGCTCGAACCGCTCGGGGTCGACGCGATCGGCCTGAACTGCGCCACCGGCCCGGCCGAGATGAGCGAGCACCTGCGGCACCTCTCGAAGCACTCGCGCGTGCCGGTGGCGTGCATGCCGAACGCCGGGCTGCCCGTGCTCGGGGCGAACGGCGCGCACTACCCGCTCGAGCCCGCAGAGCTCGCGACCGCGCACGAGCAGTTCGTGCGCGAGTTCGGCCTCGGCCTGATCGGCGGATGCTGCGGCACGACGCCCGAGCACATGCTCGCGGTCGTCGAGCGGCTGCGGCCGCTGCGCGCCTCGCTCACCGCGGATGCCGCGGCATCCGCTCGCGACCCGAAGCCCGAGGCGGGCGTGGCGAGCCTCTACCAGCACGTGCCGTTCCACCAGGACGCGTCGTACCTCGCGATCGGCGAGCGCACGAATGCGAACGGGTCGAAGGCCTTCCGCGAGGCGATGCTCGCCGGCGAGTGGGACGAGTGCGTCGAGATCGCGCGCAACCAGATCCGCGTGGGGGCGCACCTGCTCGACGTGTGCGTCGACTACGTCGGCCGCGACGGTGTCGACGACATCCGCGAGGTCGTGTCTCGCTTCGCGAGCGCCTCGACGCTGCCGCTCGTGATCGACTCGACCGAGCCGGCCGTGATCGCCGCCGGACTCGAGCTCATCGGCGGCCGCCCCGTCGTGAACTCGGTCAACTATGAAGACGGCGACGGCGCGACGAGCCGGTTCGGGCGCATCATGCCGCTCGTGAAGGAGCACGGCACGGCCGTGATCGCGCTCACGATCGACGAGCAGGGCCAGGCCCGCACCGCCGACGACAAGATGCGCATCGCCTCGCGTCTCGTCGATGCCCTCGTCGACGAGTGGGGCATGCGCGTCGAGGACCTCATCGTCGACTGCCTCACGTTCCCGATCGCGACCGGCCAGGAGGAGACCCGCCGCGACGCGATCGAGACGATCGAGGCGATCCGCCGCCTGAACGCCAAGTACCCGGGCATCCACACCACGCTCGGCGTCTCGAACGTGTCGTTCGGCCTCAACCCTGCTGCTCGCAGCGTGCTGAACTCGGTGTTCCTGCACGAGGCCGTCGAGGCCGGACTCGACTCCGGCATCATCGACGCCGCGAAGATCGTGCCGCTCGCCTCGCTCTCGGAGGAGCAGCGCAAGGTCGCGCTCGACCTCGTGTGGGACCGCCGCGAGTACGACGACGAGGGTGCGACGACCTACGACCCGCTCGCCGTCATGCTCGACCTCTTCGCCGGCGTCGACACCGCCGCGCTCCGCGACCAGCGCGCGGCCGAGCTCGCCGCCCTGCCCGTGGGGGAGCGCCTCGAGCGTCGCATCATCGACGGCGCCTCGAAGGGCCTCGAGGCCGACCTCGACCTCGCCCGCGAGGGCGGCCTGAGCGCGCTCCAGATCATCAACGACCACCTGCTCGAGGGCATGAAGGTCGTCGGCGAACGCTTCGGCTCCGGCGAGATGCAGCTGCCGTTCGTGCTGCAGTCGGCCGAGACCATGAAGGCCGCGGTCGCGCTGCTCGAGCCGCACATGGAGAAGTCCACGTCGGGCGGCAAGGGAAAGATGGTCATCGCCACGGTGCGCGGCGACGTGCACGACATCGGCAAGAACCTCGTCGACATCATCCTCACGAACAACGGCTACGAGGTGATCAACCTCGGCATCAAGCAGCCGATCGCCGACATCATCGCCGCCGCAGAGGAGCACGGCGCCGACGTCATCGGCATGTCGGGCCTGCTCGTGAAGTCGACCGTCGTGATGAAGGAGAACCTGCAGGAGCTGCAGTCGCGCGGCCTCGCGAAGAAGTGGCCGATCATCCTCGGCGGCGCCGCCCTCACGCGCGCCTACGTCGAGGACGACCTCGCGAGCCTCTTCGACGGCGAGGTGCGCTACGCCCGCGACGCGTTCGAGGGCCTCACGCTCATGGAGCCGCTCGTGAAGGTCGCACGCGGCGCCGACCCCGGTGAGGTCGGCCTGCCCGCGCTGAAGAAGCGCATCCACAGTGCGGGGTCGAAGCTCACGCTCACCGAGCCCGAGGCCATGCCGGGGCGGTCGGATGTCGCATCCGACAACCCGATTCCCGCGCCGCCGTTCTGGGGCACCCGCATCGTGAAGGGCATCGCGCTCGCCGACTACGCCGCGTTCCTCGACGAGCGGGCCACGTTCATGGGGCAGTGGGGGCTCAAGCCCGGACGCGGCGAAGACGGCCTCTCGTACGAGCAGCTCGTCGAGACCGAGGGGCGCCCGCGCCTGCGCTACTGGCTCGACCGCATCCTCGGCGAGGGCATGCTCGACGCCTCGGTCGCGTACGGCTACTTCCCCGTCGTGAGCGACGGCGACGACCTCGTCGTGCTGCACCACGGCGACGACCCCTCCGGCGCACTCGGGCCGGCCGGGCTGCTCGCGCCCGACGGCGGCTCCGGTGGCGCGCCGGGCGAGGAGCGCCTGCGCTTCCACTTCCCGCGCCAGCGCCGCGATCGCCACCTCTGCCTCGCCGACTTCGTGCGGTCGAAGGAGTCCGGACAGGTCGACGTGCTGCCCGTGCAGCTCGTGACCGCCGGCGCCCACATCGACCAGGTCACCGCGAAGCTCTTCGCCGAGAACCGGTACCGCGACTACTACGAGCTCAACGGCCTCGTGATGCAGCTCACCGAGTCGCTCGCCGAGTACTGGCACGCCCGCATCCGCTCGGAGCTCGGGTTCTCGTCCGAAGACCCGACCGACACCGCCGGCCTCTTCAAGCTCGAGTACCGCGGCGCACGGTTCTCGCTCGGCTACCCGGCCTGCCCCGACATGGAGGATCGCCGCAAGGTCGTCGAGCTGCTGAAGCCCGAGCGCATGGGCGTCGAGCTCAGCGAGGAGCTGCAGCTGCATCCCGAGCAGTCGACCGACGCATTCGTGTTCCACCACCCCGAGGCGAAGTACTTCTCGGTCTGA